The Brassica napus cultivar Da-Ae chromosome C7, Da-Ae, whole genome shotgun sequence genome has a segment encoding these proteins:
- the LOC106396891 gene encoding protein EXORDIUM-like 5 — translation MSSPAINLFFALFSFLIFSVSSSLALSQSQTKKPATVQTLNVAAAEIKMVNPKLPPRSLSLTSSKRYEGSSDLVHLRYHMGPVLSSSPINIYVIWYGRWSRPHKALIRDFLNSISDAKAPSPSVAEWWRTASLYTDQTGANVSRSVLVAGEYSDAKYSHGQHLTRLSIQEVIASAARSASFPVDHKNGMYLVLTSHDVTMQDFCRAVCGFHYFTFPSMVGYTMPYAWVGQSGKQCPEVCAYPFALPGYMGHGGPGELRPPNGETGVDGMVSVIGHELAEVVSNPLINAWYAGEDPTAPTEIGDLCEGLYGTGGGGGYIGQVMQDRGGKTFNMNGKGGRKFLVQWIWNPNLKACSGPNSVD, via the coding sequence ATGTCCTCGCCGGCGATTAACCTCTTCTTCgctctcttctcctttctcatctTCTCCGTCTCCTCTTCACTTGCTCTCTCTCAGTCTCAGACCAAGAAACCCGCAACCGTTCAAACCTTAAATGTCGCCGCGGCGGAGATAAAAATGGTGAACCCGAAGCTCCCGCCGCGGAGCCTCTCCCTCACGTCGTCGAAGAGATACGAAGGATCTTCCGATCTGGTCCATCTCCGGTACCATATGGGTCCGGTTCTATCCTCTTCACCGATCAACATCTACGTTATCTGGTACGGACGGTGGTCTCGGCCGCATAAAGCTCTCATCAGAGACTTTCTCAACTCAATCTCCGACGCTAAAGCTCCGTCTCCCTCCGTCGCGGAATGGTGGCGCACGGCGTCGCTATACACCGACCAAACCGGAGCAAACGTCTCTCGGTCGGTCCTCGTCGCCGGAGAATACTCAGACGCGAAGTACTCACACGGACAGCACCTCACGCGTCTCTCGATCCAAGAAGTCATCGCGAGCGCCGCGAGATCCGCTTCCTTCCCGGTGGACCACAAGAACGGGATGTATCTCGTGCTGACGTCACACGACGTCACGATGCAGGACTTTTGTCGCGCCGTGTGCGGGTTCCACTACTTCACGTTCCCGTCGATGGTTGGCTACACGATGCCGTACGCTTGGGTTGGTCAGTCGGGGAAACAGTGCCCGGAGGTCTGCGCTTATCCCTTCGCCTTGCCGGGGTACATGGGTCACGGTGGTCCGGGAGAGCTCCGGCCGCCGAACGGAGAAACTGGGGTCGATGGGATGGTGAGTGTGATCGGGCATGAGCTGGCGGAAGTTGTGTCAAATCCGCTGATAAACGCTTGGTACGCCGGAGAGGATCCGACGGCGCCGACGGAGATTGGTGATTTGTGTGAAGGATTGTACGGAACCGGCGGAGGAGGAGGGTATATTGGTCAGGTAATGCAGGATAGAGGAGGGAAGACCTTTAATATGAACGGTAAAGGAGGAAGGAAGTTTCTGGTTCAGTGGATCTGGAACCCTAATCTCAAAGCTTGTTCTGGTCCTAACTCTGTGGACTAA